The following nucleotide sequence is from Zea mays cultivar B73 chromosome 1, Zm-B73-REFERENCE-NAM-5.0, whole genome shotgun sequence.
tagccgtggcacgggcgtggtcacgggtggccgcgggcgcgggggttcgcgcacgggcgtgctctgagcgcgcccccgagtgccagcccgcgtcgaacacgtgggagcttgcTTCTGCCACGGTTCAACGacggatttgagcaccttagcgtgcgtatcttggcaaaaccactgtgtacggtctcttccctgctccatatcctacctttttgctgtgagttccaagccaagatacggtcggggtagggagatagaggggtgagaagttgcctatgtcatagctgtccaaaccgggacaaaagctatgccaagtcgtgtcaaactacTTAGGGTAGGGGTCAACATTCTCcagggcattttagaggtaatttggcgccactttgtcaattgggtcgaattgttttgaagtttgaatgagggtgaacatgtgtgatctttggccaagggttggttttggacttacaaaaatcctgatttttcttttgtgtttaaccctttggtgaaccttttggggcttttctgaattctttttggggtcactttcttactattaattgtagggtattaagggtactacaacttttataaatgGCCCAAGTCAAGATCATGGGGTTTTCATAACCTTTTGGTCACACTTACTTATAGTGCTTctcttgtccaaaggggtttgaattagggtttgggcaaaacTCCCCATTATGTGTGCAAGATAAGTTAGGGTATGgtatctaagatgggttgcacatgCTTAGGACCTTGAGTTCCAAGTTTGAGGTGCTTTGTTCTATttcaaccacatgtgatgatgggcttggcttgtgtagtcttaagtgaaaaccctaagtaacacctgaggtgttacatgaactaccccactcatgacttagaactggcagccgtagtgcatgctctcaagatttggaggcattaaataatggggactaagtgccaagtctatactgatcacaagagcttaaagtatatcttcactcagaaggatctcaaccttaggcaacgccattggttggagctcatcaaagattatgacttggagattcattatcatctgggcaaggcaaatctggttgcagatgccttgagtcggaaggagcatgttcatgcagctattgttacccagctacctgatgagttGGCAGAAGATTTTGCAAAGCTCAACATGGTAATAGTTGCTCACACAGAAGGAGTTACCATAGaggtggaacctaccttagaacaAGAAATACGTAAGGGTCAGATCGGTGGTGttaaaattcaagagatcaaagGTCTGGTGgcagaaggtagaggtccagattTCACGAAAAATGAGCAGGGCACAATCTTGTTCAAGAATAGGATTTGTGTCCCTGAGATTGATAGtcttcgtgaaaccatattgaaggaagcacatgactcGACCTACTCCATTCTTCCTGGCAAtaccaagatgtatcaagatctgaaacaaaagtattggtggtatggtctGAAAAgggatgttgcttcacatgtgGAAGTGTGTGATGTTTGCCAAAGGGTAAAAGCTAAACATCGGAGACTAGCTGGATTACTTCACCCGCTGAAAGTACccaagtggaagtgggaagaaattggtatggatttcattgttggtctaccccgcacttctgctgggtatgactctatttgggtgattgtggacagactaacaaaagtggctcacttcatcccTGTGAGGACTAAGTACACGGGGCCAAgctagcagagttgtatatggcccaaatagtttgtctacatagagtgcctaagaagatcgtgtcagacCAGGGATCCCAGTTCACTTCTCGATTTTGTcagaagttgcacgagtgcttGGACACGTAGTTGAATTTCagctcggcctaccatcctcaaacatatgggcagaccgagagaaccaaccaagtactagaagatatgttgagagcttgtgctcttaaaaatggtggcagttgggataagagtttaccatatgcggagttctcttacaataatagttaccaggccagtctgaagatatcCCCGTTCGAGGCTTTATATGgtagaaaatgcaggactccactatattgggatcaaactagtgaaaggcagttctttgggccagaaattatacaagaggcagaagaacaagtactGTTGATATGGGAAAACTTGAGAACTGCGCACtctaggcagaaaagctatgcagaTAACCGGAGAAGGCAATTAGAGttcaaggagggtgatcacgtgtatctgaaggtgtcaccgatccgaggtatgaggagatttaaagttaaagggaagttgtccccctcgctttattggacccttcatgatcctaaagcgagtgggagaagttgcctaTCAGCTGGAACTACTCAACCATCTGGCAGAtctacatgatgtcttccatgtatcccagttgaagaagtgcctcaggTTACCCGAAGAGCAACTGCCTATGGAGGAAttgagtgttcaagatgatctgacttacacTGAGTATTCTATCAAGATTATTGATACTTTGACTCGTGTTACAAGGAGTAAGGTgatcaaaatgtgcaaagtgcaatggagtcatcatggagaagatgaagctacttgggagagagaaaaagagctaCGAGTAGATTTCCCCACCTCTTTCCTAGTTCATCTTAATCTCAAGgctgagattctttttaagggggtaggatttgtaataccaaaCTTGTGGAATATAAAAGAGAGGGATACATCTTTATGTGTGTTACCTTCTATTAATGAGAAATATTAAGGAACATATTTAAAGTGAATAATTCTCTAATAAAACataaataatacatgcatcatgttggagtttatttgtttgtgcatttaataataataatagtagtaataaaaatataataatgttGAAATTTGGATTAACACCTAATTTTAAATCTAGAATTTGAAGATGAAATAGCAAAGAAAAGAGAAGGAGaaagaaaataaatatataaataaatatatcctTGCCATACTAGTATTTTTAAATTGTACATTCAATCCATGTACAAAATTCACAACAAAGTTGGATTCAAATTTGAGatttaaaaataaaaagaaaagaaaacaggaaagaaaacgaaaaagaaaagaaaaagaaaaaatccgCGCCTGGGCTCAAAACCATAGCCTCGACCCACTCTATCCTTTTTCTCCCCCTGTGGCCCACCTCGTCTTTTACATGCCGCGTGCGCATTGACACACTTACGGGCGGGCCCCAATCCCCAGTGCTCCTCCCGGTTGAAGCGCCTGCGCTCTGCCACTTCCGCATGGGGCCCACTGGTAAACGCCATCCTCGTCCCTCTCTCCGCGCCGGCGTAACAGAACAGCGGGCGCCACCTGGGAACTTCGGCCCCATGACCGCGGATGGTTGCGCTGGGTTAGCTATAATTGTTGACCCCCTTGGGAGGCCCCACCCATCTACCCGACCACAGAAGTCGTCGGTGCACCACCTTGAACCTAGAGCTCTGTCACCAAGGACCGCAGGGAGAAGAGAATCCGCTCACTGCTGCAGTGCTCGGGTTGTGTCGGCGTTCGGGCAATTGCACAAGGCGGGGGAGCTTAACCATGGTTCGTGGGACCTTGTGGTGGCGGCGTTGGGCTCGGGGCGTCACTGGTGCCAGCTCAATTGCTCCCTGGAGACACCTCACCACCGCGGATCCACGCATCTCTATGGGCAGGGCACAACACCATGTGATTCACGGTATGGACTCCTCCCCCGTGCTCGCGTTCATCTATATTGTGTGTAGCATCGTCTGAAGCATAGTTGTGGGGTACCTGGGTTGTTGGTGGCTCTTGCCGGCGATGGCCGCTGCTGGGGAGAGTCTGGTGCCGTTGTCCGCCACCGTCGGGGGAGAGGGAGATGTCTGGGTCACTCGATTTAGATGAAATGGCCAGGATTAGCGATATGATATCGATTGGGGGCGGTTTGGCCTAAACCGTTTGACGAAGATCGGACGCATAAATGTGCGCCTCGGTCACTTTAAATCCTGACCGTTGGGGTAATCCGAGGGATGGCACTGCATACCGTTTCGGGGAGGGATTCGATTTAATCTAGGCCGTCTGCGATGGATCAGTCGACCGACATCTATTTATACCGCGTCGGATAACCCTATTTACAATTGAGCCCCTGTTCTTTCTTaatatcaacccgccatcctgcaGTAGTGAAGGAAAGTATAAACCAAGCCCTGAAATTTGTAAATTTAACCCCGTGTTCTCGGATAATGGTGGCCACAGTCCATAGGGTATTAAACCCTATAAACTACATTAGGGATAATGATTTTAACATAAAAATAATTTCAGAATCTTATTAAATTCATAATTAATTATTTTTtactcctttttaatccattctggttgcattaattttgttttaatattgtttatcactagGTAACTCTGTTTAGCcctgaaacatagattaaaattatcCACTTAACTTATTCAATACCAAACACTTAATAACTTCGGAAAATCGtaactcgataaccgtaactctaaatttagtgattctcaaacctacgatctcgttacgatgcataGAATATCATTATGCAGtacgttctcatgtttggtgtgatgttaatttctcatgtaccatgtttgcttgtattattgcgagtagacgagcaagtgactGAGGACTCAGAAGCTCAGTAGGTGGAAactactgagcaggagctcgttgaaggcaagttgtgtccttgatcacttctatttacccaataatgttcatgttgatcattatgatctgcataggttaattttgatgggacccaataggtcaccccagtttggctatctttataccttgtttaccacagaacttttgggtagtacctgctattggtttatgtggttttaggtgttaagatacacattattcatgatcatgcttttattatcaatttgttatttattgttcatgacaagatcattatgttaattggaacatggagaaccacccgggaaaacagtgctaccacaagggtggtatgggacgcccttggctaactaattaggaaagctagtggatgactaccttaccctaaaggggcaagggcagtatggGAGTGgtaggtatagggaggttctcgagttgattttgctgcaatggcttttcagacgggggattcctatgctacgctccctagaaactgtagcaggttttctaaagctagtggaactttgtaaaggcctcgtagtgttaccctgccttgcttccttggtagaggtgtatgggattcatgaacccttggcatatgggtaacatgacttgtgggtacagatgtgcaacctctgtagagtgtaaaactggtatatcagccatgctcatggtcatgagcggctcggacccacatgagtaacttatggaattaaatttaactggtcatttgcatcgcattgtggtttattattaattttgatctattattactttaGTTTGGTACATACttgcatttagtaactgctaataaaatttgaccaacttattaaaagcaatgctcagctttaaccattatttattgatcagccttacacttcacctgaactcccacctttagtgagttcatgcacattattccccacaacttgttgagctatgatcttttgtgagctcactcttccgATATATATAccgccccccacaggagaagaataggtggtccaGGAGGAGGTCTACAATGAGGAGTACGAGCTTATCTAGCTAGCGTCTCCCAGTTAGCTTTATGGCGtcaaggaataatatttagttcgttttatggttatcatttgtttttgtaagatacttccgctatgtaataatgattgtgacatttatctctatacactttgtcgttATATGTGATATTCTTCTTTggtgcacatatgagacgcacctggGTTTACCCATTAAATCCGGGAGTGACAACAACTACAAGTTTAGGATGATATTATTGATCTTCACTATGTGTCTTTAGGGCTTTAGTTGGTTGAtttttgaaagttccctttgagggGAACTCAGATCTAGATATCgactagagggggtgaattggcGAATAAAAAATTACACCAAAAACTTAGAACTTTCTTACTCTACTCGTAGTATGGATCGTAATGGAATGAAGATCAACACTAGTAGTACGGAGCAGAATACTAGTTTATGTCTTAAAAGATCATGCACTTTAAGAACATCTCATACTAGGGATATGTAGTGAAGTGCAAATAGCAAAGAAAACAAAAACAGAACAGAGATACAGAGATTtagcctgtggttcggccaagcctaaaatgcttgcctacatcCATGTTGAAGTTAACCAacctggcttggagtctatttcaattcCTTCCTCTGTTTGCTTAGATTCATCACTAGTTGACGGGCCGaatcttccactatgttgatgacatttacAACAGAGTTGTGGCTGTTTACAACTCCTGACAGCACTCCGGTAGAGCAACAACACTTGCTCAAGATCATAATCGCTCGCTCAATCTCGCAGCAGCACCTTCCCTCTCTCTTTTGATTATAACAGCGCCAACACCTGATCTAGAGATAAATACACAAAGAGAAAGATAGAGAATAGTTGCACAATGATTCTACACTTGTATGCTGCCTTGTTGCTTTAGGTACCTCAATTTTCATGACCTTCTCCCTTGCTCTAGTACCTCTAAGATCTACTTGCCTCTATCATTGGAGTGACCAGTTGACTCCAAGTAATGTACATTGAGTTGCACGTAATAAATGTCCATCCTTGGATTGTCTTGTAATGTCCACAGTCCATAGTCAGCTTAGCCTATGTGGACAATCACACCTGTGTCGATGTGTTGAGTGTTATAAGATTTTCACTAAGTACTTGCTCAACACTTAACACCTCAGTTAGATTTTTAATCGTGTTGCCATCTAAAATACCAAAACCCACATGAGACCTTTCAATTTTTTTCACCAAGTCACAAATCAGATCTCAACATAGATTCCATCTCTCTAAACTCAGTGGGGGTGTTAGATGTATGTAGACAGGATTCTAATGCCTTTTCTGCTATTTCCCTATTGTATATAGATTGGACTCTATGTTGTACCTATGTATATATACCGTCCTTAAGCCCTTATATTGTAATATATACTGGCCTTAGACCCTTATGCTGTAATACTAGTGCTATTCATAATAGTTTTATCCTCCAATTGGGTATTAAAGGTGCTAACTAGTAATTAGGTTTCTTTTGGTTCAGTTCTTTGAACCAGATTCATTGTAAAAAATCTAGaaccacaactcaaagagtagagAAGCTGAATAGATTCCTAAAAATCTACATATTCTTCTAGTTCAATCTAGAATCTACCCTAAGATTTTAGATTCTCTCATTATTTTTTTCAAAGTCACTATTATTTATATGATCAAACTATTATATTTTCTATTCAAAGGCCCTCACCTAACTCGTCATTCGACTCCCAATATTTCCAATCACCTACCTGCGCCTGAATCCGGAGACCGGAGGTCGGCGATGTGGCTTAACTCATCATTCCAACTATCCAGCAACGAGCATtgctcccaccaccaccaccagaggCGTGGTCACTTCCTACATGCGTCTCCACCCCATGTCATGGTGATTTCCTCTACACCCGACCCGTGTTGTTATCAAGACATCATTGTGCACGCCGTCCAAGACTCACAACTTCTCTAATCACTTCATCCATAATTCGCTCATGTCCATATGAGATATATATTATCTCGTATTTACCTTACCTAATTTAAAAATGCATATTTAGAACTCTAAACAAATTTAATATAAAAAGGTTTTCAACTCTAAAGAAGTTATACATATAGTTTTTACTATAACTTTAGTTTTAGTTGTTTCTCAGGTTATTTGAAAAATTTTGAATTTCAATCATGAGAAAGTCAAACAAAATTTAAGTTGGATAGATGATTTCAATTAAAAAAGTATCAACTATAAGGTTTTATAACTCTTTGAGGCCTATATGAAATAGATAGTTAATTCCAATGTAATGTTATTTACACTTTGATTTATCCCCAATGCTACCCGACTCACTCTGTACGGAATAGATAGCTTTTGCAAGTTTAGAGGAAACACATA
It contains:
- the LOC103640820 gene encoding uncharacterized protein — its product is MGPTGKRHPRPSLRAGVTEQRAPPGNFGPMTADGCAGLAIIVDPLGRPHPSTRPQKSSVHHLEPRALSPRTAGRRESAHCCSARVVSAFGQLHKAGELNHGSWDLVVAALGSGRHWCQLNCSLETPHHRGSTHLYGQGTTPCDSRRRIGGPGGGLQ